Within Bdellovibrionales bacterium, the genomic segment TAAGTGGATGTGCCTTGAACGTAAGAAAGACAATAGAGATTTCCATTTTCATCAATTGTTGTTTGGCGATTGCATTTATCACCAATGAGGGTCCAAGTAGAGCCTTGATCTTTGCTCTCAAAAAGACCTTTTTGAGCGTCAACAACGTAGATATCGTTATTCTTGCTGACAATAAGATCCCAAAATTGCTGACCTGGTGGCAAAATGGAGTGTTCCTCCCAATTGATGCCATTGTCTGATTTGAGGATTTTCTTATAAAGGAGGGCCCATATTTTGTTATTTGTGTAGCCTTCAATTTTTCTGACCTGGCTTCCCTTATAACGTGATTCCCATCCTGTTTCTGATGAATTCAATTCGTAAATACCATCGGTCGTAGCGATGTAGATTTTATCGCCAATCCTTTTTGTGTCCCATACGCGACGGGCAGAATGGGAAATCAATCCCTTATTGATCGGAACAAAGTTCGGACGGCTATCAATCTGTTTGAACATGCCCCCGGATGAAGTGCTGATTATCAAATTGCCATTGGCTAAAACAGACACGCTGGTGGATCTACCGGAGGAGGGGCCAATCAGTTGCCATGAATTTTTCGGAGCATTAAGTGGGGAAGAAGGCTCCTCTGGCGGGGATTGGTTCTCGATTGAGCTTCCTAAGCCTTTTCCACTTCTAACTTGAAATCCTTTTTCACAATTCTGATAAACCACCGAAGAGGCGACTGCAAAACAAAAAACGCCCACAAAATAATAAACTCTTTTTTTCATAAAAACCTACCACTTCATCTTAGGATATCTATTCGAATTTAGTTAGAATATTACAGTATCGACTTAAATCATAGTCAACCAGTAACATTTGGCTTTTAAAGGGTCAGCTGCTCACCAGTCTTTGTCTCCGACCTTGGAGTCATCATGCAATGAATTGCGCTCTCAAGCGCATGGGTTACAGTTCTGCCATGGTACACAGGTAAAATATCAACGGACTTTTGGGACTGAAGAAATAAAAACTTTTTCTAGCGACCCAAAATCGTGGGCTCCCTCCAAGACAGTACCATTGAGCAGAACGACTGGCACCCCGTTGAAGTCAAACTCGCGAAACTCCTTCATATCATCTTCAATAATCCTTTTGATCTGGTCGGATTTTATTTCTTCAAGCAATTTCACCATATTTACCCCAAGCTTCGCTGCTGCCTTCTTCAAAAAATCATCTTCGGCAATGCTCGTTTGATTTTGAAAAACATATTCGAAAAACTTCACTGCCTTTGTCTTGTCTTGCATTCTGATTGCCTCAAAATATTGAGCAGCGGGATAGGCCATTTTGTGGAAACTCAGAGGCATGTGCTTAAAGTAAAACTGGATCTTACCCTGATGTTTTTCTTTAAATTGGTTCAATCCCTCAAAGGCGGTTCGGCATGCGGAACATTCGAAGTCGGCATACTCGACGATTGTTATTTCGGAATTCGCACTTCCGAGAAGTCTTCTCTCGCTGTCTAGCCGTGGTCCTTTAGGATTTTTAGCCGCCCTCAATTGTTCGACCTTGACTTCCGCTTGGCGAGTTAAGCCTGTGGCACAACCACTCGTCCAAATCAATGCAACTAAAGCACTGAGCTTAATCATACTCCTCCCTTACTATCGATGATATATGTTTTCAGCCTATTGAAGCCTGAGTGTGTCGTCAATGAATGTCGTCATTTAAATTGTAAAGAAATAAAGATGACATGGGGGTTTGGTTAGTTAGTTTAGTTCAGGTTCCGCAGAATGTTTCAATAACTTGCTCATCGGGGCCTGGTGGTAGCATATAGGATTGGATGGTTTTTGATGGGTTTTCGTAGGGACTTGATAGGGCATCAATCAGTTGCTTCATGGGAGTGAAGTCACCCCCTTCGATCGCGGAATTTATAAGCCTTTCAATCTGGTGATTGCGTGGAATGATTGCTGGACTGACTCTCTGGATTGACGATTTCACATCTGCGTGGAGATCTTTGTTTTTGCGGAGACGATCTCGCCATGACTTTATCCACGTATCAACTTCTGACTTTGAAGAAAAATGAGAATAGATTTGTGTTAAATCAGAATTTTCATCGTGGCAGTCTGCCAGACAACGAAAAGTGAGGGTGTAATCGGCTCGGTCCTTGTGCATCAAATTGAGGAGCGTCTCAATAAGTGAAAAATCATTGTTCTGCGAGTTATCAAATCCAAGCTTTTCTCTCATTCCAGCCAACCAATATGAACGGAATATTTCACCAAATGAATGAATGACTTCTTTAGCAAGATCCATGGCCTTCATCTCATTCGCATCGATAAAAGGTAACAGACAGGTGGCGAACATTCCTAGATTCCACTGGGCGATGGCAGGCTGGTTGCTAAAAGCATATCGGCCTTGATGGTCAATCGAACTAAAGACCATATTGGGATCATAGAAGTCCATATATGCGCATGGACCATAATCAATCGTTTCACCTGATATCGCCATATTGTCTGTATTCATCACGCCATGGATAAATCCAACAAGCATCCACCGAGCTACCAGATGAGCCTGGGCTTTGACTGCGGCCTCCAGAAATCCAAGGTAAGGATTTGAGATATCTCGGGCGCTGGGAAAATGACGGTCGATGGCATAATCAGCCAATAATTTTACGGCTTCCCAATCCTTTCGGAAAGCGAAGTATTCAAATGTGCCAATGCGGATGTGGGAACCTGCAACTCGCGTTAAAATAGCGCCAGGCAGATCCCTCTCTCGATGCACTCGATCTCCACTTAAAACCATGGCCAGTGATCGGGTTGTCGGAATTCCAAGTGAATTCATGGCCTCGCTCACAAGATATTCGCGGATCACGGGGCCGAGGGCTGCTCGTCCATCACCTTGTCGAGAAAACTCGGTTCTTCCAGCGCCTTTTAGCTGAACTTCGCGGGTTCTGCCCTTCGTATCGATGACCTCGCCTAAGAGAATGGCTCTGCCATCTCCCAATTTTGGTGTAAAATGTCCAAACTGATGGCCGGCGTAAGCAAGTGCAATCGGAACGCAATTCTCTACCAGTTTGTTTCCAGAAAATATCTGAGCGATTTCTTTGTCACTGAGTTCGTTGAGGTCGATTTGTAGCTCATGAAGTAGCTTATCGTTTTTGAGTACCAAAGTGGGTTCTGATGACGGCGTTGGCCTCACCTTTTGATAAAATCGTTCCGGAAGTTGTGAGTAGCTGTGTGTAAAGCTGATCATTTCAAAGTTCACCATTCTCTGAGTGACGCTCGCAGAGTCAGAGTCAGAATCAAAACCGCAATCGGAAGCAGGCGTGTTAATACGTAAACGTCATTTCCGCTTACTTATTTCTACTTCCAATGTAGTCAAGGACTTCTTGAGCGTGACCCTCGACCTTCACCCCACGCCATTCTTTTTCAAGTTGCCCATTCTCATCGATAACAAAAGTGGAGCGTTCAATTCCTAAGACTTTTTTCCCGTACATATTTTTGATTTTGATAACCCCAAATGTCCGACAGATTTTTTCGTCAGGATCACTGATCAAATCGATGCTGTAGCACTGCTTGTCTTTAAATTTCTCGTGAGATGAAATCGAATCTCGTGACACTCCGTAAACCTCTACATTTTTATTTTTGAATTCGTTGTGCAATTTTGTAAAATCGTGTCCTTCGATGGTGCAGCCAGGAGTTGAATCCTTGGGATAAAAATAAAGTACTATTTTTTTCCCCTTCATTGCGGACAATTGGAACAGTTTGGATCCAGTAACAGGTAGAGAAAAGTCAGGAACCACCTGACCCAATGAGACGGCTGGCTCAGTGCCAACTGGAGATTGCACTGATTTTTTTACTTTTTGTTGAGTGGACTTCAAAGCCACTTTCTTGGTCGCAGTTGCTCTTTTTGTTAAAGCCACTTTCTTTGTTGTTGTTGTCTTCTTGGCCTTTGTGCCTGTTTTTGTGGCCTTTGATGTTACTTTTCTTGTAGCGGATTTTACTTTTTTTTTCT encodes:
- a CDS encoding YdiU family protein, coding for MISFTHSYSQLPERFYQKVRPTPSSEPTLVLKNDKLLHELQIDLNELSDKEIAQIFSGNKLVENCVPIALAYAGHQFGHFTPKLGDGRAILLGEVIDTKGRTREVQLKGAGRTEFSRQGDGRAALGPVIREYLVSEAMNSLGIPTTRSLAMVLSGDRVHRERDLPGAILTRVAGSHIRIGTFEYFAFRKDWEAVKLLADYAIDRHFPSARDISNPYLGFLEAAVKAQAHLVARWMLVGFIHGVMNTDNMAISGETIDYGPCAYMDFYDPNMVFSSIDHQGRYAFSNQPAIAQWNLGMFATCLLPFIDANEMKAMDLAKEVIHSFGEIFRSYWLAGMREKLGFDNSQNNDFSLIETLLNLMHKDRADYTLTFRCLADCHDENSDLTQIYSHFSSKSEVDTWIKSWRDRLRKNKDLHADVKSSIQRVSPAIIPRNHQIERLINSAIEGGDFTPMKQLIDALSSPYENPSKTIQSYMLPPGPDEQVIETFCGT
- a CDS encoding peroxiredoxin, whose translation is MAKKKKVKSATRKVTSKATKTGTKAKKTTTTKKVALTKRATATKKVALKSTQQKVKKSVQSPVGTEPAVSLGQVVPDFSLPVTGSKLFQLSAMKGKKIVLYFYPKDSTPGCTIEGHDFTKLHNEFKNKNVEVYGVSRDSISSHEKFKDKQCYSIDLISDPDEKICRTFGVIKIKNMYGKKVLGIERSTFVIDENGQLEKEWRGVKVEGHAQEVLDYIGSRNK
- a CDS encoding thioredoxin domain-containing protein; its protein translation is MIKLSALVALIWTSGCATGLTRQAEVKVEQLRAAKNPKGPRLDSERRLLGSANSEITIVEYADFECSACRTAFEGLNQFKEKHQGKIQFYFKHMPLSFHKMAYPAAQYFEAIRMQDKTKAVKFFEYVFQNQTSIAEDDFLKKAAAKLGVNMVKLLEEIKSDQIKRIIEDDMKEFREFDFNGVPVVLLNGTVLEGAHDFGSLEKVFISSVPKVR